A stretch of Bacteroidales bacterium DNA encodes these proteins:
- a CDS encoding TIGR00730 family Rossman fold protein has translation MTHGEEKIIDAFKNKDWQEIQSADSWGIFKIMSEFVEGYEKLARIGPCVSIFGSARTEPGTKFYKLAEEIAYQLTQYGYGVITGGGPGIMEAANLGAKRGKGRSVGINIDLPFEQEPNLFIDSDKLITFDHFFVRKVMFIKYAQGFVVLPGGFGTFDELFEALTLIQTEKIGKFPIVLVGVDYWDGLIKWVKEVMLDENKNISIDDMELFKVVDTAEDAVKHINEFYSKYILSPNF, from the coding sequence ATGACTCACGGAGAAGAAAAAATAATTGACGCATTTAAGAATAAAGACTGGCAGGAAATTCAATCGGCCGACAGCTGGGGCATATTCAAAATAATGTCCGAATTCGTTGAAGGCTATGAAAAACTGGCCCGTATCGGACCCTGTGTTTCGATATTCGGATCAGCACGCACCGAGCCGGGTACAAAGTTTTACAAACTGGCCGAAGAAATTGCCTATCAGCTTACACAGTATGGTTATGGAGTAATAACCGGCGGCGGCCCAGGCATTATGGAAGCTGCCAACCTTGGTGCTAAACGAGGCAAAGGACGGTCGGTTGGAATTAACATTGACCTTCCTTTTGAACAGGAACCGAATTTATTTATCGATTCTGACAAACTGATCACATTCGATCATTTTTTTGTACGCAAAGTAATGTTCATCAAATACGCCCAGGGCTTTGTAGTGTTGCCGGGCGGATTCGGAACATTTGACGAGCTTTTCGAAGCTCTTACACTGATTCAGACCGAAAAAATCGGGAAGTTCCCGATCGTCCTTGTGGGCGTTGATTATTGGGATGGCTTGATCAAGTGGGTTAAAGAAGTAATGCTCGATGAAAACAAAAACATCAGCATTGATGACATGGAACTGTTTAAAGTTGTGGATACAGCAGAAGATGCCGTAAAACATATAAACGAGTTTTACAGCAAATACATTCTGAGTCCCAACTTCTGA